The following is a genomic window from Trueperaceae bacterium.
CAGGGTCACGGCCTGGGCGCCGCGCGGGCTGGCGCCCAGCCGAACCAGCTTGTGAGCGTGGGTCGCCTCGACCAGGCGCACCACGTAACGCAGCGCGGGCTCGGCGACGGCCACCGCGCGGAGCATGGCCTGGAGCCGCAGGAGGTCCGCCTTGGCAATGACCTCGTGCGCCTGCGGTTCGCTGCTGCCGGTGGTGATGATGAGGATGCGCTCGAGCGTGGCGGCGTCGGGGCGCTCGGTGATCACCTTGAACAGGAAGCGGTCGAGTTGCGCCTCGGGCAGCGGGTAGGTGCCCTCCATCTCCAGCGGGTTCTGGGTGGCCAGCACGACGAACGGCTCGTCGAGCGCGTAGCGGCGGCCCGCCACCGTGACGGCGCGCTCCTGCATGGCCTCGAGCAGGGCCGACTGCGTCTTGGGGGTGGCGCGGTTGATCTCGTCCGCCAGTAGGACGTTGGTGAAGACCGGCCCGGGCTGGAACTCGAAGCGGCTCTCGTGACGGGCCTCGATGAAGACGTTGGTGCCGGTCACGTCGGCCGGCATCAGGTCCGGGGTGAACTGGATGCGGTTGTACTCGAGGGCGCACGCGTCCGCGAAGGTGCGAACCAGCTTCGTCTTGCCGAGGCCGGGCACGCCCTCGAGCAAGACGTGACCGCGCGCCAGGGCGGCCACGATCAGCTCCTCCACCACCCGCTCCTGTCCGACCACCACGGCGGAGATCGCCGTGACGAGGCGCCGGAACGCCGTGGCGAAGTCGTCGCCGGTGAGGCGCGGCGTTGTGGGGGGTACGTCCGTCATCGTCACCTCGGGAGGGCGCGGGCGCGCGTGGAGCAGCGCGGCGGGGCGCCTTGGGTAGGGGGAGTATAGCCACGCCGCCCCCGCCACGCCGTCTCGGCTAGGTCACTGCCTATGACGCCCGGGCATACGGGTAGACTGGTCGGCGTATGAGACCGGCCTACGGGCGTGTGACCCTGCGGCCGCTGGAGGAGTTCTCCGACGCCGACTGGCGCCGCCTGCAGAGCCACTTCCGCGACCCGGAGATCGCCTACTTGAACGGCACGCCGCCCAACCGCATGCCGCTATGGCTGCTCAAGCGCCTGTTGAAGAGCGACTCCAAGCGCTCGGACCGCGCCACCTTCGGCATCTTCGACGAGCGCGACGACTTCATCGGCACCACCGAGCTGTACGACGTGCGTGGCGACCAGGCGACGCTCGGCATCATCATCGGCGAGCGCACGCACTGGGCGACGGGGTACGGTCCCGAAGCCATGCACGCCCTCCTCGGCTACGCCTTCGACGCCCTCGGCATGGCCCTGGTGCGCCTGAACACCTTCGGCGACAACGTCCGCGCCCAGCGCGCCTTCAAGAAGGTGGGGTTCCACGAGGTCGACAGGCGGGTCGACGCCTCGGGCCGCGTCGACGTCCGCATGGAGCTGCTGCGCGCCGACTGGCGCCCCGCCCCCGCCCCTCGCGTGACGGGGCAGTCCAAGGTGCCCCTCACCTGACGCGCGCTTCGCGCGCCGGGTCAGTCGCTGCTGCCCTCGAAGTAGTCCTTCACGGCTCTCGCCGCGGCCAGTCCCACTCCCGGCACGGCGGCGAGCGTCTCGAGTTCCGCCCCCTTCAACTCCTCCACGCTGGAGAAGTGAGCGAGGAGCGCGTCGCGGCGCTTAGGCCCGATCCCGGGCACGTCGTCAAGCAGCGAGCGCGTGGCCGACTTCCCGCGACGCTGGCGGTTGTAGCCGACGGCGGTGCGGTGCGCCTCGTCGCGCACGTGCATCAGTAGCCGCAGTGCAGGGTGGCTGAGCGGCACGAGCACCTCCTCGCCCGCCTCGGTTATGAGCGTCTCCTGCTTCTTGGCCAGGCCGACGAGTGGCACCGTGACGCCCGCGTCTGCGAGGGCGCGCTTGGCCGCGCCCAACTGCCCCTTCCCCCCGTCGATCAGCAGCAGGTCGGGCGGTGGGAGCTTGTCGGCCAACGCTCCGGTGAAGCGCCGGTAGACGACCTGGTGCATGCTGAAGAAGTCGTCGGCCTTGTCGAGGTCGCGGATGCGCACCCGGCGGTAGTCGCTCCGCTTGGCGCGTCCCCCCTCGAAGGCCACGATGCTCGCCACGGTGTGTGTGCCCATCAGGTTCGAGATGTCGTAGCCCTCGATGCGCCACGGCGGATCCCGCAGGGCGAGGAGCCGCTGCAGGTCGCCCACGCCCGGCGCCTCGCCGCGCCGCTCGAGCAGGGCGATCTCGGCCTCGACGCCCGTGACGGCGTTGCGGCGCGCCAGCTCGATGAGCTCCACCTTGTCGCCCCGTTGCGGCACCCTCACCTCGACCTTCTTGCCGGCGCGGGCGCTCAAGAAGCGGTGCCACACCTCCTGGTCGAGCTCGGATGGCGGCAGGAGCACGCGCGGCGGGAGCTGCGTCGCCACGCCGTAGTAGTCGCCCATGAACCGCTCGAGGATCTCGCCGTCGTTGGCGTTCTCGGCGTTCGTCATCAGGCGCTTGTCGCGCCCGACGACCCGGCCGCGGCGCATCTGGAAGAGCTGCACCATCGCCACGTCGCCCGCCTTCGCCACCCCGAGGAAGTCGAGGTCGTCGCTACCGGCCATCACGACGCTGGTGTCGTAGCCGGTCAGGCGCTTTACGGCGTCGAGCCGGTCGCGGTAGGT
Proteins encoded in this region:
- the uvrC gene encoding excinuclease ABC subunit UvrC codes for the protein MKRGDLPVLPTSSGCYLFYGADETVLYVGKAVNLRSRVGSYFGRQAGQKARLLTRAARHLEFIVTQDEVEALILESNLIKRHLPHYNVLLKDDKSYPFLKLTNEAYPTLIFTRTVVKDGGTYFGPYPSAGAVRQVLDLVYSVFKLRKNSGVPMESRKRPCLRYHMGRCFAPCVGWADPAEYALVVADVKAFLEGRVGEIVERLEGQMREAARRRDFELAATYRDRLDAVKRLTGYDTSVVMAGSDDLDFLGVAKAGDVAMVQLFQMRRGRVVGRDKRLMTNAENANDGEILERFMGDYYGVATQLPPRVLLPPSELDQEVWHRFLSARAGKKVEVRVPQRGDKVELIELARRNAVTGVEAEIALLERRGEAPGVGDLQRLLALRDPPWRIEGYDISNLMGTHTVASIVAFEGGRAKRSDYRRVRIRDLDKADDFFSMHQVVYRRFTGALADKLPPPDLLLIDGGKGQLGAAKRALADAGVTVPLVGLAKKQETLITEAGEEVLVPLSHPALRLLMHVRDEAHRTAVGYNRQRRGKSATRSLLDDVPGIGPKRRDALLAHFSSVEELKGAELETLAAVPGVGLAAARAVKDYFEGSSD
- a CDS encoding GNAT family N-acetyltransferase, which encodes MRPAYGRVTLRPLEEFSDADWRRLQSHFRDPEIAYLNGTPPNRMPLWLLKRLLKSDSKRSDRATFGIFDERDDFIGTTELYDVRGDQATLGIIIGERTHWATGYGPEAMHALLGYAFDALGMALVRLNTFGDNVRAQRAFKKVGFHEVDRRVDASGRVDVRMELLRADWRPAPAPRVTGQSKVPLT
- a CDS encoding AAA family ATPase produces the protein MTDVPPTTPRLTGDDFATAFRRLVTAISAVVVGQERVVEELIVAALARGHVLLEGVPGLGKTKLVRTFADACALEYNRIQFTPDLMPADVTGTNVFIEARHESRFEFQPGPVFTNVLLADEINRATPKTQSALLEAMQERAVTVAGRRYALDEPFVVLATQNPLEMEGTYPLPEAQLDRFLFKVITERPDAATLERILIITTGSSEPQAHEVIAKADLLRLQAMLRAVAVAEPALRYVVRLVEATHAHKLVRLGASPRGAQAVTLAAKGFALAAGRPNVELADLRRAAVPALRHRLLLSFEAEVEGVTPDAVLEEVIAQAEKGS